Proteins encoded by one window of Bubalus bubalis isolate 160015118507 breed Murrah chromosome 4, NDDB_SH_1, whole genome shotgun sequence:
- the GHITM gene encoding growth hormone-inducible transmembrane protein has product MLAARLVCLRALPSRVFHPAFTKASPVVKNSITKNQWLLTPSREYATKTRIGIRRGKTTQELKEAALEPSVEKIFKIDQMGRWFIAGGAAVGLGALCYYGLGMSNEIGAIEKAVIWPQYVKDRIHSTYMYLAGSIGLTALSAVAVSRTPALMNFMMRGSWITIGATFAAMIGAGMLVQSISYEQSPGPKHLAWLLHSGVMGAVVAPLTILGGPLLLRAAWYTAGIVGGLSTVAMCAPSEKFLNMGAPLGVGLGVVFVSSLGSMFLPPTTVAGATLYSVAVYGGLVLFSMFLLYDTQKVIKRAEVVPMYGVQKYDPINSMLGIYMDTLNIFMRVATILATGGNRKK; this is encoded by the exons ATGCTGGCCGCAAGACTTGTGTGTCTCCGGGCACTGCCTTCCAGGGTTTTCCACCCAGCTTTCACCAAGGCCTCCCCTGTTGTGAAGAATTCCATCACGAAGAATCAATGGCTTTTAACACCCAGCAGG GAATATGCTACCAAGACAAGAATTGGGATTCGACGTGGAAAAACAACCCAAGAACTCAAGGAGGCAGCTTTGGAACCATCggtggaaaaaatatttaaaa TTGATCAGATGGGAAGATGGTTTATTGCTGGAGGGGCTGCAGTTGGTCTTGGAGCTTTGTGCTACTATGGATTGGGAATGTCTAATGAGATCGGAGCTATTGAAAAAGCTGT AATTTGGCCTCAGTATGTGAAGGATAGAATTCATTCCACTTACATGTACTTAGCAGGAAGTATTGGCTTAACAGCTTTGTCTGCCGTGGCAGTGAGCAGAACTCCTGCCCTCATGAACTTCATGATGAGAGGCTCTTGGATA ACTATTGGTGCAACCTTTGCAGCCATGATTGGAGCTGGAATGCTGGTACAGTCAATATCATACGAGCAGAGTCCAGGCCCAAAGCACCTTGCTTGGTTACTACATTCTG GTGTGATGGGTGCTGTGGTGGCCCCTCTGACGATTTTAGGGGGGCCTCTTCTCCTCAGAGCTGCGTGGTACACGGCGGGCATTGTGGGAGGTCTCTCCACCGTGGCCATGTGTGCGCCCAGCGAGAAGTTTCTGAACATGGGGGCTCCCCTGGGTGTGGGCCTCGGTGTCGTCTTTGTGTCCTCCCTAG GATCTATGTTTCTTCCACCTACCACTGTGGCTGGTGCCACTCTGTACTCAGTGGCGGTTTATGGTGGATTAGTTCTTTTCAGCATGTTTCTTCTATATGATACACAGAAAGTAATCAAGCGTGCAGAAGTAGTACCAATGTATGGAGTTCAGAAATATGATCCCATCAATTC